In Hamadaea flava, a genomic segment contains:
- a CDS encoding glycosyltransferase family 2 protein: protein MISGKRVLVVIPAFNEAGAIAGVIGEVRGELPGVDVLVVDDGSADTTVVEARKAGALVARLPYNLGVGGARRLGFRYGQDNDYDVVVQFDADGQHDPRYIPQLIEALDTADVVIGARFAGEGDYRVRGPRAWAMTVLSGVLSRVAKARLTDTTSGFRAANRKGIDLYAQWFPVEYLGDTVETIVQAVRGGLTVRQVPVAMRARVAGKASHSPVKATVYLGRSFAVLLLALVRR from the coding sequence ATGATCAGCGGTAAGCGGGTTCTCGTCGTCATCCCGGCGTTCAACGAGGCCGGAGCGATCGCCGGCGTGATCGGCGAGGTACGCGGCGAGCTGCCCGGCGTCGACGTGCTCGTGGTCGACGACGGCTCGGCCGACACCACCGTCGTCGAAGCCCGCAAGGCGGGCGCCCTGGTCGCCCGGCTGCCCTACAACCTCGGCGTCGGCGGGGCCCGGCGGCTCGGCTTCCGATACGGCCAGGACAACGACTACGACGTGGTCGTCCAGTTCGACGCCGACGGTCAGCACGACCCCCGCTACATCCCCCAGCTGATCGAAGCCCTCGACACCGCCGACGTGGTGATCGGCGCCCGATTCGCCGGGGAGGGCGACTATCGCGTACGCGGGCCGCGGGCGTGGGCGATGACGGTGCTGTCCGGCGTGCTCTCCCGGGTCGCGAAGGCCCGGCTGACCGACACCACCTCCGGCTTCCGGGCGGCCAACCGCAAAGGCATCGACCTGTACGCGCAGTGGTTCCCGGTCGAGTACCTCGGCGACACCGTCGAGACGATCGTGCAGGCGGTCCGCGGCGGGCTGACCGTGCGGCAGGTCCCGGTCGCCATGCGCGCCCGGGTGGCCGGCAAGGCGAGCCACTCCCCCGTGAAGGCCACGGTCTACCTCGGGCGGTCCTTCGCGGTGCTACTCCTGGCGCTGGTCCGGCGCTGA
- a CDS encoding DUF2304 domain-containing protein: MTLNVTTMICGLILLVGILELLRRRQLREKYGMLWIGVALIIVPLSIFPSLMDRVAGFVGVASGVSLVLFAAIVFLLLVCLHLSWEVSRLEEETRTLAEEIALIKIKIDADETVGAHDDQR, translated from the coding sequence ATGACCCTCAATGTCACAACCATGATCTGCGGGCTGATCCTGCTCGTGGGCATCCTCGAGCTGTTGCGGCGGCGGCAGCTGCGCGAGAAGTACGGCATGCTCTGGATCGGCGTCGCGCTGATCATCGTGCCGTTGTCGATCTTCCCCAGCCTGATGGACCGGGTCGCCGGCTTCGTCGGCGTGGCCAGCGGCGTCAGCCTGGTGCTGTTCGCGGCCATCGTCTTCCTCCTGCTGGTGTGCCTGCACCTGAGCTGGGAGGTGAGCCGGTTGGAGGAGGAGACGCGGACGCTCGCCGAGGAGATCGCGCTGATCAAGATCAAGATCGACGCGGACGAGACGGTGGGTGCGCACGATGATCAGCGGTAA
- the rfbD gene encoding dTDP-4-dehydrorhamnose reductase produces MRILVAGAGGMLGRRLSVLPGCHGADRAALDITDRYAVAEAVTGYDAVINAAAWTDVDGAETREAEATALNGDGPANLAAACAASGAVLVHVSTDYVFAGDGKAPYPEDAPTAPINAYGRSKLAGELAVRRLLPDRGHVVRTAWLYDRDGRNFLTTMLRLADTQDTLDVVDDQRGQPTGAPFLAAQLVRLAQAAVAGHTPAGIYHGTAAGETTWFGFAREIFAQAGLDPERVRPTTTDRFPRPAPRPAYSVLGHRRWAAAGLTPQPDWRDELRDVLTGGPVA; encoded by the coding sequence GTGAGGATCCTGGTCGCCGGCGCCGGCGGGATGCTCGGTCGGCGCCTGTCCGTGCTCCCCGGATGCCACGGGGCGGACCGGGCTGCTCTGGACATCACCGACCGGTACGCCGTCGCCGAGGCCGTGACCGGGTACGACGCCGTGATCAACGCGGCCGCCTGGACCGACGTCGACGGGGCCGAGACCCGGGAAGCCGAGGCGACGGCGCTCAACGGCGACGGCCCGGCCAACCTCGCCGCCGCCTGCGCCGCGAGCGGGGCCGTGCTCGTGCACGTCTCGACCGATTACGTCTTCGCCGGGGACGGGAAAGCGCCCTATCCGGAGGACGCCCCGACCGCGCCGATCAACGCGTACGGGCGCAGCAAGCTCGCCGGGGAGTTGGCGGTGCGGCGGCTGCTGCCTGATCGTGGTCATGTCGTCCGCACGGCCTGGCTCTACGACCGGGACGGCCGGAACTTCCTGACCACGATGCTGCGGCTGGCCGACACTCAGGACACCCTGGACGTCGTCGACGACCAGCGTGGGCAGCCGACCGGCGCGCCTTTCCTCGCCGCTCAGCTCGTCCGGCTGGCCCAGGCGGCGGTCGCCGGGCACACCCCGGCCGGGATCTATCACGGCACCGCCGCCGGTGAGACGACCTGGTTCGGGTTCGCCCGGGAGATCTTCGCGCAGGCCGGGCTGGATCCGGAGCGCGTACGCCCGACGACCACGGACCGGTTTCCCCGCCCGGCGCCCCGACCGGCGTACAGTGTCCTCGGTCACCGCCGCTGGGCAGCGGCGGGGCTGACCCCCCAGCCCGACTGGCGCGACGAACTACGCGACGTCCTGACCGGAGGACCCGTGGCATGA
- the rfbB gene encoding dTDP-glucose 4,6-dehydratase, with the protein MRLLVTGGAGFIGSEYVRNILQGVYGPAETAVTVLDALTYSGNRANLDPVADHPGLTFVHGDICDAELVDGLMSGHDAVVHFAAETHVDRSITGSAAFVRTNVLGTQVLLDAAYRHGIERFVHVSTDEVYGSIDEGSWTEDWPLAPRSPYSAAKAGSDLLALSYFKTHELDVVVTRCSNNYGHYQFPEKVVPLFVTNLLDGKKVPLYGDGLNVRDWLHVSDHCLGINLALEKGRAGEVYHIGGGTELTNRELTEMLLAATGRDWSSVEPVADRKGHDRRYSLSIEKIRDELGYEPQVTLADGLAATVAWYQGNRSWWEPLQAKAALIK; encoded by the coding sequence GTGAGACTCCTCGTCACCGGCGGTGCCGGCTTCATCGGCTCGGAATATGTCCGGAACATCCTTCAGGGTGTGTACGGCCCCGCTGAGACGGCGGTCACCGTCCTCGACGCGCTGACCTACTCGGGCAACCGCGCGAACCTGGACCCTGTCGCCGACCACCCCGGCCTGACCTTCGTCCACGGCGACATCTGCGACGCCGAGCTGGTCGACGGCCTGATGAGCGGGCACGACGCGGTGGTCCACTTCGCCGCCGAGACGCACGTCGACCGCTCGATCACCGGCTCGGCCGCCTTCGTCCGGACCAACGTGCTGGGCACCCAGGTGCTGCTGGACGCCGCGTACCGGCACGGAATCGAACGTTTCGTGCACGTGTCGACCGACGAGGTCTACGGCTCCATCGACGAGGGCTCCTGGACCGAGGACTGGCCGCTGGCCCCCCGGTCGCCGTACTCGGCCGCCAAGGCGGGCTCCGATCTGCTGGCGCTGTCGTACTTCAAGACGCACGAGCTGGACGTCGTGGTCACCCGCTGCTCCAACAACTACGGGCACTACCAGTTCCCGGAGAAGGTCGTCCCGCTGTTCGTGACGAACCTGCTCGACGGCAAGAAGGTCCCGCTCTACGGCGACGGCCTGAACGTCCGCGACTGGCTGCACGTGTCCGACCACTGCCTGGGCATCAACCTCGCCCTGGAGAAGGGCCGGGCCGGTGAGGTCTACCACATCGGCGGAGGCACCGAGCTGACCAACCGGGAGCTGACCGAGATGCTGCTGGCCGCGACCGGGCGCGACTGGTCCTCGGTCGAGCCGGTCGCCGACCGCAAGGGCCACGACCGGCGCTACTCGCTGTCGATCGAGAAGATCCGCGACGAGCTGGGCTACGAGCCGCAGGTCACGCTGGCCGACGGGCTGGCCGCGACGGTCGCCTGGTACCAGGGGAACCGGTCGTGGTGGGAGCCGCTGCAGGCGAAGGCCGCGCTGATCAAGTGA
- the rfbA gene encoding glucose-1-phosphate thymidylyltransferase RfbA: MRGILLAGGTGSRLWPITRAVSKQLMPVYDKPMIYYPLTTLVMAGVREVLVITTPEDSTQFQRLLGDGGQWGLSIGYATQPKPEGIAQAFVIGADFIGDEPVALILGDNIFHGVGLGRQLAEHERLEGGRIFAYQVANPSDYGVVEFAPDGRVLSIEEKPLEPKSRYAVPGLYFYDNQVVDIAAGLKPSDRGELEITAVNDAYLQAGQLSVTVLDRGTAWLDTGTFSSMMQAAEFVRVIEERQGLKIGCVEEAAWRAGFIDDNRLGSLAQPLRKSGYGDYLLRLLTDH, from the coding sequence ATGCGCGGAATCCTGCTGGCCGGTGGTACCGGATCGCGACTGTGGCCCATCACCCGAGCGGTGTCGAAGCAGCTCATGCCGGTGTACGACAAGCCCATGATCTACTACCCGCTGACCACGCTCGTGATGGCGGGCGTACGCGAGGTCCTGGTAATCACCACCCCGGAGGACTCGACGCAGTTCCAGCGGCTGCTCGGCGACGGCGGCCAATGGGGACTGAGCATCGGATATGCGACACAGCCGAAGCCGGAGGGCATCGCGCAGGCGTTCGTGATCGGGGCCGACTTCATCGGCGACGAACCGGTGGCGCTCATCCTCGGCGACAACATCTTCCACGGCGTCGGCCTCGGCCGGCAGCTCGCCGAGCACGAGAGGCTGGAGGGTGGCCGGATCTTCGCGTACCAGGTCGCCAATCCGAGCGACTACGGCGTGGTCGAGTTCGCCCCGGACGGGCGGGTGCTGTCGATCGAGGAGAAGCCGCTCGAGCCCAAGTCCCGGTACGCCGTTCCCGGCTTGTACTTCTACGACAACCAGGTCGTCGACATCGCGGCCGGCCTCAAGCCCAGCGACCGGGGCGAACTGGAGATCACCGCGGTCAACGACGCGTACCTGCAGGCCGGGCAACTGTCGGTGACGGTGCTCGACCGGGGCACCGCCTGGCTCGACACCGGCACCTTCTCGTCGATGATGCAGGCGGCCGAGTTCGTCCGGGTCATCGAGGAGCGGCAGGGACTCAAGATCGGCTGCGTGGAGGAGGCGGCCTGGCGGGCCGGCTTCATCGACGACAACCGCCTCGGATCGCTGGCCCAGCCGTTGCGCAAGAGCGGCTACGGCGACTACCTGCTGCGCCTGCTGACCGACCACTGA
- a CDS encoding lipopolysaccharide biosynthesis protein codes for MSQAQLTDETAVSVQSVARGASSIVVGLAVLGAAGYAFLTITAKMVTPAEYATLASLYLLIVVFGAGLFASVDLEISRLVSRGLAQGQPTGTAVRQLRLIAAGLLVTVLAVLGVAADPLSRRVFDGNHWMVVGLAAACAGYAVMSLPRGTFAGRSELRRYAATIGGEGLGRLLPCLGLAVAGVHLASAYGIGVGIGPLLAAVACLPWVRLGPAGGQVAWRGLLAAVGWLAASNLLSLGMANLGPVVVNALLTDDPGRAGVFAFAFVLARIPQFLFTSAQTVLLPALSRAAATGDHRLLRQGVRQAAYLVSGLGALGVLGTAALGGFVLRMIFGDAHGIGALDLALLALSAVFGMAVAVLQSALLALARHRAVTAGYAVGMVSFLACFLLPLEPVAAGLTAQLVSAVVTVGFMYAVFRRAAAD; via the coding sequence GTGAGCCAGGCGCAGCTCACCGACGAAACCGCGGTCTCCGTCCAGAGCGTCGCCCGGGGCGCGAGTTCGATCGTGGTCGGGCTGGCGGTGCTCGGCGCGGCCGGATACGCGTTCCTGACGATCACGGCGAAAATGGTCACCCCGGCCGAATACGCCACGCTGGCCTCGCTCTATCTGCTGATCGTGGTGTTCGGCGCGGGCCTGTTCGCCAGCGTCGACCTGGAGATCAGCCGCCTGGTCAGCCGGGGCCTCGCCCAGGGGCAGCCCACCGGCACCGCGGTGCGCCAGCTGCGCTTGATCGCCGCCGGGCTGCTCGTGACGGTACTGGCGGTGCTCGGCGTGGCCGCGGACCCGCTGTCGCGGCGCGTGTTCGACGGCAACCACTGGATGGTGGTCGGCCTGGCTGCGGCCTGCGCCGGTTATGCGGTGATGAGCCTGCCGCGCGGCACCTTCGCCGGACGCAGCGAGCTGCGCCGATACGCGGCCACGATCGGCGGCGAGGGCCTCGGACGGCTGCTGCCCTGCCTGGGCCTGGCCGTCGCCGGGGTCCATCTGGCGTCGGCGTACGGCATCGGCGTCGGCATCGGCCCGCTGCTCGCGGCGGTGGCCTGCCTGCCCTGGGTCCGGCTCGGCCCGGCCGGCGGTCAGGTCGCGTGGCGCGGCCTGCTCGCGGCGGTCGGCTGGCTGGCCGCGTCCAACCTGCTCTCGCTCGGCATGGCGAACCTCGGCCCGGTCGTGGTCAATGCCCTGCTCACGGACGACCCCGGCCGGGCCGGGGTCTTCGCGTTCGCCTTCGTCCTGGCTCGCATCCCGCAGTTCCTCTTCACCAGCGCCCAGACCGTGCTTCTCCCGGCTCTCTCGCGCGCTGCGGCCACGGGGGATCACCGTCTCCTGCGCCAAGGGGTACGCCAAGCGGCGTACCTGGTTTCGGGACTCGGCGCTCTCGGCGTCCTGGGCACGGCGGCGCTGGGCGGCTTCGTGCTGCGGATGATCTTCGGCGACGCGCATGGCATCGGCGCCCTGGACCTGGCGTTGCTGGCACTCAGCGCGGTCTTCGGCATGGCCGTCGCCGTGCTTCAGTCGGCACTCCTGGCCCTGGCCCGGCACCGGGCCGTGACAGCCGGGTACGCCGTGGGCATGGTCAGCTTCCTGGCCTGCTTCCTGCTCCCGCTGGAGCCGGTCGCCGCCGGGCTGACGGCGCAGCTGGTCTCGGCCGTGGTGACCGTCGGGTTCATGTACGCCGTGTTCCGCCGGGCGGCCGCGGACTGA
- a CDS encoding class I SAM-dependent methyltransferase, translating to MTDEASSPAKAGAGTETQAYTDRLTTKSGVWWKRALNVQAPYRWNLRRLGLGRTLDVGCGVGRNLAHLGPGGVGVDHNPTSIDVCRELGLEAYTSEEFFRDGHARPGSFDSLLAAHLAEHLDAADFDEVMAPYLPCLKPGGRLVLITPQERGYASDATHVRFVGFAEAADDCKRLGLDLVRQYSFPLPRSAGRSFTYNEFVTVARKPEGDGRR from the coding sequence GTGACCGACGAAGCGTCGTCGCCAGCCAAAGCGGGCGCTGGGACGGAAACGCAGGCCTATACCGATCGGCTCACGACCAAGAGCGGCGTGTGGTGGAAGCGGGCGCTCAACGTGCAGGCGCCCTACCGGTGGAACCTGCGCCGTCTGGGCCTCGGCCGCACCCTCGACGTCGGCTGCGGCGTCGGCCGGAACCTGGCCCACCTGGGCCCCGGCGGCGTCGGCGTCGACCACAACCCGACCTCGATCGACGTGTGCCGCGAGCTGGGGCTGGAGGCGTACACCAGCGAGGAGTTCTTCCGCGACGGCCACGCGCGGCCCGGTTCCTTCGACTCGCTGCTCGCGGCGCACCTCGCCGAGCACCTGGACGCCGCCGACTTCGACGAGGTCATGGCCCCCTACCTGCCCTGCCTCAAGCCCGGCGGGCGGCTCGTGCTCATCACTCCGCAGGAACGCGGCTACGCCAGCGACGCCACACACGTCCGGTTCGTCGGGTTCGCCGAGGCCGCCGACGACTGCAAGCGCCTGGGACTCGACCTCGTCCGGCAGTACTCGTTCCCGCTGCCGAGGTCAGCCGGACGGTCCTTCACATACAACGAGTTCGTCACTGTCGCGCGCAAACCGGAGGGGGACGGTCGGCGATGA
- a CDS encoding dTDP-4-dehydrorhamnose 3,5-epimerase family protein, whose amino-acid sequence MKVNELKIEGAWEFVPVQHGDPRGVFLEWYRFEQVEAVVGHPLRLAQANISTSVGGTVRGIHFAQVPPGQAKYVTCVRGAVLDVIVDLRVGSPTFGEWTSAQLDETERNAIYLGEGLGHGFCALTGDVTIAYLCSEVYNPAREFAVNALDPELGIVWPADSPLLSARDSAAPSLAEAAAQGLLPSYADYRAYVDALRA is encoded by the coding sequence ATGAAGGTCAACGAGCTGAAGATCGAGGGCGCCTGGGAGTTCGTCCCGGTGCAGCACGGCGATCCGCGCGGGGTCTTCCTGGAGTGGTACCGATTCGAGCAGGTCGAGGCCGTGGTCGGGCATCCGCTGCGACTCGCGCAGGCCAACATCTCGACCTCCGTCGGGGGAACGGTCCGCGGGATCCACTTCGCTCAGGTGCCGCCCGGCCAGGCCAAATACGTGACATGTGTACGCGGAGCGGTGCTGGACGTCATCGTCGACCTGCGAGTGGGGTCCCCGACGTTCGGCGAGTGGACCTCCGCCCAGCTCGACGAGACCGAGCGCAACGCCATCTACCTGGGCGAAGGCTTGGGGCACGGGTTCTGCGCGCTGACCGGCGACGTCACGATCGCGTACCTGTGCTCGGAGGTCTACAACCCGGCGCGGGAGTTCGCGGTGAACGCGTTGGACCCCGAATTGGGCATCGTGTGGCCGGCCGACTCGCCCCTGCTGTCGGCCCGCGATTCCGCCGCGCCGTCGCTCGCGGAAGCGGCCGCTCAGGGCCTGCTTCCGTCCTATGCGGACTACCGTGCGTACGTCGATGCGCTACGTGCGTGA
- the pafA gene encoding Pup--protein ligase, with amino-acid sequence MDRRIYGIETEYGVTCTYRGQRRLSPDEVARYLFRRVVSWGRSSNVFLRNGARLYLDVGSHPEYATPECDSLLDLVAHDRAGERILEGLLVDAEKRLHDEGIAGEIYLFKNNTDSAGNSYGCHENYLVSRHGEFGRLADVLIPFLVTRQLICGAGKVLQTPRGAVYCLSQRAEHIWEGVSSATTRSRPIINTRDEPHADAERYRRLHVIVGDSNMNEMTTLLKVGSADIVLRMIEAGVAMPDLSLENPIRAIREVSHDITGRRRIRLASGREASALEIQQEYFAKAAEFVAKRTHDDVSKKVIDLWSRVLTAVETGDLEPVSREIDWVTKLRLIERYQAKNDLPLAHPRVAQLDLAYHDLRRGRGLYPLLEKRGQVERAVHDLRIYEAKETPPQTTRARLRGEFIRHAQEKRRDFTVDWVHLKLNDQAQRTVLCKDPFRAHDERVDRLIASM; translated from the coding sequence ATGGACCGGCGCATCTACGGCATCGAGACGGAGTACGGCGTCACCTGCACGTATCGGGGGCAGCGTCGGCTGTCGCCGGACGAGGTGGCGCGTTACCTGTTCCGGCGGGTCGTCTCGTGGGGCCGTTCTAGCAACGTCTTCCTCCGCAACGGTGCCCGCCTCTACCTGGACGTGGGCTCGCACCCCGAGTACGCCACCCCCGAATGCGACTCGTTGCTCGACCTGGTCGCCCACGACCGGGCCGGCGAGCGCATCCTCGAGGGTCTGCTGGTCGACGCCGAGAAGCGACTGCACGACGAGGGCATCGCGGGCGAGATCTACCTCTTCAAGAACAACACCGACTCCGCCGGCAACTCGTACGGCTGCCACGAGAACTACCTGGTCAGCCGGCACGGCGAGTTCGGCCGGCTCGCCGACGTCCTGATCCCGTTCCTGGTCACCCGCCAGCTCATCTGCGGAGCCGGGAAAGTCCTGCAGACCCCGCGGGGAGCGGTCTACTGCCTGTCCCAGCGCGCCGAGCACATCTGGGAGGGCGTGTCCAGCGCTACCACCCGCAGCCGGCCCATCATCAACACCCGCGACGAGCCGCACGCGGACGCCGAGCGCTACCGGCGCCTGCACGTCATCGTCGGCGACTCCAACATGAACGAGATGACCACCCTGCTGAAGGTGGGGTCGGCCGACATCGTCCTGCGGATGATCGAGGCCGGGGTCGCCATGCCCGACCTGTCGCTGGAGAACCCGATCCGGGCCATCCGGGAGGTCTCCCACGACATCACCGGCCGGCGGCGCATCCGGCTGGCCAGCGGCCGGGAGGCCAGCGCGCTGGAGATCCAGCAGGAGTACTTCGCCAAGGCCGCCGAGTTCGTCGCGAAGCGTACCCATGACGACGTCTCCAAGAAGGTCATCGACCTCTGGAGCCGGGTGCTCACCGCCGTCGAGACCGGCGACCTCGAACCGGTCTCCCGCGAGATCGACTGGGTCACCAAGCTGCGCCTGATCGAGCGCTACCAGGCCAAGAACGACCTGCCGCTGGCGCACCCCCGGGTCGCCCAGCTCGACCTCGCGTACCACGATCTCCGTCGGGGCCGGGGACTCTACCCGCTGCTGGAGAAGCGGGGCCAGGTCGAGCGAGCCGTCCACGACCTGCGCATCTACGAGGCCAAGGAGACTCCGCCGCAGACGACCCGGGCCCGGCTGCGGGGCGAGTTCATCCGGCACGCCCAGGAGAAGCGCCGCGACTTCACGGTGGACTGGGTCCACCTCAAGCTGAACGACCAGGCCCAGCGGACCGTCCTGTGCAAGGACCCGTTCCGGGCGCACGACGAGCGGGTGGACCGCCTGATCGCCAGCATGTGA
- a CDS encoding DUF3866 family protein, with product MIRWRQGSVESVGRRWRGAVELEVRLTQRTPDDPSSVRALAYPALVGEPETGDRVLLNATALALGLGTGGYALVVALPDRLPPDPSGPGHIVKSRYTPLQTVTLAADEEDSPFRSKLVDADGLGGMPVVLADLHSALPAILAGIDATRPGTRVAYVMTDGGALPAWFSRSLSELTERLAGTVTAGQAYGGDLEAVNVHSALLAARYALDAELTIVAQGPGNLGTGTIWGFSGVAVGEAVNAVATLGGRPVGSLRISEADARERHQGVSHHSLTAYGQVALARADLPVPAPLAAGLSSDLAPLQAKHRLVEVDCAGLDEALRASPVKLSTMGRGLDGDYAYFLAAAAAGRHAAALLRHRVRCRDQARSRG from the coding sequence GTGATCAGGTGGCGGCAGGGATCCGTGGAATCGGTGGGCCGGCGGTGGCGCGGCGCGGTCGAGCTGGAGGTACGCCTGACGCAGCGGACACCCGACGACCCTTCGTCGGTGCGGGCGCTGGCGTACCCGGCGCTCGTCGGCGAGCCGGAGACCGGTGACCGAGTGTTGCTGAACGCCACCGCTCTGGCACTTGGCCTGGGAACGGGCGGGTACGCCCTGGTCGTGGCCCTGCCGGACCGGCTGCCGCCGGACCCGTCCGGCCCCGGCCACATCGTCAAATCGCGCTACACCCCGTTACAGACTGTGACGCTCGCCGCCGACGAGGAGGATTCGCCGTTCCGTTCCAAGCTGGTGGATGCCGACGGCCTCGGCGGTATGCCGGTCGTCCTGGCCGACCTGCATTCGGCACTGCCGGCGATTCTGGCCGGGATCGACGCCACCCGCCCGGGTACGCGAGTGGCGTACGTCATGACCGACGGGGGCGCGCTGCCCGCCTGGTTCTCCCGATCGCTGTCCGAGCTGACCGAACGGCTGGCCGGGACGGTGACCGCCGGGCAGGCGTACGGGGGTGACCTCGAGGCGGTCAACGTCCACAGCGCGCTCCTGGCCGCCCGGTACGCCCTCGACGCCGAGCTGACCATCGTGGCGCAGGGACCGGGCAACCTCGGCACCGGCACGATCTGGGGATTCTCCGGCGTCGCCGTCGGCGAGGCGGTCAACGCGGTGGCGACCCTGGGCGGGCGGCCGGTCGGATCGCTGCGGATCTCGGAAGCCGACGCCCGGGAACGCCACCAGGGCGTGTCACACCACAGCCTCACCGCGTACGGGCAGGTGGCGTTGGCCAGAGCCGACCTGCCCGTCCCAGCTCCCCTGGCGGCCGGACTGTCGTCGGACCTGGCCCCCCTCCAGGCCAAGCACCGGCTCGTGGAGGTCGACTGCGCAGGGTTGGACGAGGCGTTGCGGGCGTCGCCGGTGAAGCTGTCGACGATGGGGCGGGGGCTGGACGGCGATTACGCGTACTTCCTCGCCGCTGCCGCGGCCGGACGCCACGCTGCCGCGCTGCTCCGACACCGAGTGCGCTGCCGTGACCAAGCGCGGTCGCGGGGTTGA
- a CDS encoding helix-turn-helix transcriptional regulator has product MSRSRTERLVNLVICLLSTRRFLTAAQIAATVPGYEHDSDDPREHEAFQRKFERDKAELRELGVPLEIGTASVFDAEPGYRIARRDYGLPEIPLAPDEAAAVGVAARLWRHAGMAAAASSGLAKLRAGGIEVDGEATLGVEPVVAVDPAFTPLANAARERRAVTFNYRVPEQDASATRHLQPWGVVCWRGRWYVVGNDTDRGATRCFRLSRITGAVRLVGPTDAYTPPADLNLISHVARWSGPHERTRSARVLARPGRAAGVRRWAEQVEATPDGDILTLRYAEPLGLAAWLVRYGPDVLVLEPEEVREAIVCRLRDMAGLAEKLGATELPAQLAGSDQDPAQTRSAQEIAA; this is encoded by the coding sequence GTGTCGCGCAGCCGGACCGAACGCCTCGTCAACTTGGTGATCTGCCTGCTCTCTACGCGCAGGTTCCTCACGGCTGCCCAGATCGCCGCGACCGTTCCCGGTTACGAGCACGATTCCGACGATCCCCGCGAGCACGAGGCCTTCCAGCGCAAATTCGAACGGGATAAGGCTGAGCTGCGGGAGCTGGGCGTACCACTGGAAATCGGCACGGCGAGCGTGTTCGACGCGGAGCCGGGCTATCGCATCGCGCGCCGGGACTACGGCCTGCCCGAGATCCCGCTCGCGCCGGACGAAGCGGCCGCCGTTGGCGTGGCCGCGCGCCTGTGGCGGCACGCGGGCATGGCCGCCGCCGCCAGCTCGGGTCTGGCGAAGCTGCGAGCCGGCGGCATCGAGGTCGACGGCGAGGCCACCCTCGGCGTGGAGCCGGTCGTGGCGGTCGACCCGGCGTTCACCCCGCTGGCCAACGCCGCCCGCGAGCGCCGCGCGGTCACCTTCAACTATCGCGTTCCCGAGCAGGACGCTTCCGCCACCCGGCACCTTCAGCCATGGGGTGTGGTCTGCTGGCGCGGCCGCTGGTACGTGGTCGGCAACGACACCGACCGGGGTGCCACCCGCTGCTTCCGCCTGTCGCGGATCACCGGGGCGGTGCGGCTGGTCGGCCCGACCGACGCCTACACGCCGCCGGCCGATCTCAATCTGATCAGCCACGTCGCGCGGTGGTCCGGCCCGCACGAGCGCACCCGGTCCGCGCGGGTCCTGGCCCGTCCAGGGCGAGCAGCAGGGGTACGCCGCTGGGCCGAGCAGGTCGAGGCGACGCCTGACGGCGACATCCTCACCCTGCGATACGCCGAACCCCTCGGCCTGGCCGCATGGCTGGTCCGCTACGGGCCGGACGTCCTCGTGCTGGAGCCCGAGGAGGTCCGCGAAGCGATCGTGTGCCGCCTGCGGGACATGGCCGGACTGGCCGAGAAGCTGGGTGCGACCGAGCTGCCGGCTCAGCTCGCCGGGTCGGATCAAGATCCGGCGCAGACCCGTTCCGCGCAGGAGATCGCGGCATGA